The genomic DNA CCTCGTCCGATTCCGGGTCACACGCCCAGGCGAGGTCCTTCGACTCGTTGCGCTCGCTCAGGATGACGAAGATGAGTTCGAAAAGAACGCCCCGGCTGCTTGGACGTCGGCTTGGGTGAGTTCGTGGCCGGCGGGTTGGAAGGTGGTCGTGATGTCGGCACCGGCGGTCTTGAGGAGCGTTGCGAGGGCTTCGACGTGGTCGGGCGGGGCGATGGGGTCGCGTTGGCCGGCGAGGAGGAGGATGCGCTTGCCCGACAGGGCGGGGAGCGGGTCGGGCGTCAGCGGGATCATCGGGCGAAGCAGGACGAGCGAGCGGAGCGACTCGGGTCGCAGCAGCAGAACGGCCGAGGCAATGTTGGCGCCGTTGCTGTAGCCGATGGCGTCGACGGCGGAGGCGTCGAAGTCGTAGCGGTCGGCCTGTGTCGCTAGCCACGTTGCCAGGGCGTTGGCCTCGCGAACGATGGAGGCCTCGTCGAAGACGCCTTCGCGGAGGCGGCGGAAGAACCGAGGCATGCCGTTCTCGTCGACCCGGCCGCGAGGTGAGAGGATCGATGCGTTTGGCGAGGCTTGTCTGGCGAGCGGGATCAGGTCGTTCTCGTCGCCGCCCGTGCCGTGGAGGGCAAGGAGGACGCGGTCGCTGTCGTCGGCCGGTTCCCAACGGTGGACGAAGACCGGGCCGTCGGTTGCCGGCAGGAGTGGTCGGATGCCTTTTTCAATCGCTGCGCGATTCGACTCGTATTGCGGCGGGAGTTTGAGGGCTTCGCCGAGCGAGTCGCGTGGCTCGTCGGCGTCGAATCCGGGCGGGTCGGTGGCGAGTTCGAACAGCACGCCGCCCGGCTCGCGGAAGTAGACGCTGTGGAAGTACTGCCGGTCGATGACGGGCGTCGGCTGCAGGCCCATGCCGACGACCTTCAGCCGAACCGCCAACTCGTCGTCGTCATCTCCGACGCGGAAGGCGACGTGGTGGATGGTGCCGGCGCCGCCGACGCCGGCCGAGGCGGAGCCGACTTCGACGAGGTCGACGTACTTGCCGAGTGCGGCGTCGGCGGTCAGTCGCAGGCCGTCGCCGGTGTAGCCGAGCTGGTGGAGGACCTGGCGTGTCGCGTCGGCGGTCGGCACGGCGAGCGTGACCGAGTGGACGCCGAGGATCGCGTGGTCGGCCGGCACGGTCCCGCCGCCCCAGCCGGTGGTGTCGGTCTCGACGCCGACGAGTTCGACCGGCAGGCCGTCGGGGTCGACGAAGGCGAGTCGGGCGTCGCCGTGGAGTTCGATATCGGTGACGACGATGCCGGCCTCGTCGAGTCGCGCCCGCCACCAGTCGAGCGAC from Planctomycetota bacterium includes the following:
- a CDS encoding VOC family protein, which gives rise to MPATGIHHITAISSDAQANRDFWAGLLGLRAVKKTVNFDDPETYHLYYGDEVGSPGAILTFFPYAGARQGRVGRGMATAVVLAVPQASLDWWRARLDEAGIVVTDIELHGDARLAFVDPDGLPVELVGVETDTTGWGGGTVPADHAILGVHSVTLAVPTADATRQVLHQLGYTGDGLRLTADAALGKYVDLVEVGSASAGVGGAGTIHHVAFRVGDDDDELAVRLKVVGMGLQPTPVIDRQYFHSVYFREPGGVLFELATDPPGFDADEPRDSLGEALKLPPQYESNRAAIEKGIRPLLPATDGPVFVHRWEPADDSDRVLLALHGTGGDENDLIPLARQASPNASILSPRGRVDENGMPRFFRRLREGVFDEASIVREANALATWLATQADRYDFDASAVDAIGYSNGANIASAVLLLRPESLRSLVLLRPMIPLTPDPLPALSGKRILLLAGQRDPIAPPDHVEALATLLKTAGADITTTFQPAGHELTQADVQAAGAFFSNSSSSS